One window of Strigops habroptila isolate Jane chromosome Z, bStrHab1.2.pri, whole genome shotgun sequence genomic DNA carries:
- the CZH5orf51 gene encoding UPF0600 protein C5orf51 homolog has product MAAAGGAEAEDAVSALRPRLAALGRRVAAPGRRVAAPGGAGGDDTFLAKGSATLDKLKDLCNEGKEHPCTLLHLYTQAVLDITFFEENQLVDEDFPEESSLQKVKELTCILSDPEVLVRECNINEEPMNILGAELLECLYWRKGALLYMYCHTAKERSEWLRENIDIFKKCLNDGVHYLMKMLSFRCPLQLNEDVLLQDTARLLSEGIFSDTHLLAMMYGGEMCYWGLQHCGEGKQESLETTDPASNSDLGCRSKSVSLDFRETGKNMLQKYVVACEGPLKGQGWNTAAAKQMLCYLMKPHN; this is encoded by the exons ATGGCGGCAGCGGGCGGTGCTGAGGCGGAGGATGCGGTGTCCGCGCTGCGGCCGCGGCTGGCGGCGCTGGGCCGGCGGGTGGCGGCGCCGGGCCGGCGGGTGGCGGCGCCCGGGGGAGCGGGCGGCGACG ATACCTTCTTAGCAAAGGGCTCTGCTACTCTGGACAAATTGAAGGACCTCTGTAACGAAGGGAAAGAACATCCTTGCACGCTTTTGCACCTCTATACACAG GCTGTTTTAGACATTACATTTTTTGAGGAGAATCAGCTTGTGGATGaagattttcctgaagaatCCTCCTTGCAGAAAGTTAAAGAACTTACTTGTATTCTTTCAGATCCAGAAGTCCTAGTGAGAGAATGCAACATAAATGAAGAA CCCATGAACATCCTTGGTGCAGAGTTGTTAGAATGTCTTTACTGGAGAAAAGGAGCACTGCTTTACATGTATTGTcatacagcaaaagaaaggagtGAGTGGCTACGAGAAAACATTGACATATTTAAGAAG TGTCTTAATGATGGAGTTCATTACCTGATGAAGATGCTTAGCTTTAGATGCCCTCTTCAGCTAAATGAAGATGTCTTACTTCAAGACACAGCTAGATTACTCAgtgaag GTATATTTAGTGACACTCACTTACTGGCAATGATGTACGGTGGAGAAATGTGCTACTGGGGACTGCAACACTGTGGAGAAGGGAAGCAGGAAAGCCTTGAGACAACAGATCCTGCCTCTAACAGTGACCTGGGCTGCAGATCAAAGAGTGTGTCGCTGGATTTCCGAGAAACGGGCAAAAACATGTTACAGAAATATGTGGTTGCATGCGAGGGACCTTTAAAAGGCCAAGGGTGgaacacagcagctgcaaaacaaatgttGTGTTACCTCATGAAACCCCACAACTAA
- the FBXO4 gene encoding F-box only protein 4, whose product MAAGGAEERGGLEAAVRGRLHILRERWRRRNAANVSAAFAGPSPPSFLEEAEKVSALQTLPIDVQLNIMSYLSPQDLCHLGSTSCYWRAAVQDPLLWRYFLLRDLPFWTSVDWKSLPDVEIFNKAFSEVSDNALYDYMAVYKKSCPQSRRSLKSSRPRYGAVTSFLQSLVTQAEPRFAMFGPGLEELDDSLVQKMMTCPEILLVAGLPQRQIHGIGSGVSFQLNNNQKFNILTLYSTTSVERRRARAEQAVAVNKMFYQENSIVGNQQAVHYSVIAQVKKVCEVVDGFIYVANAEAHKKHDRQEELARILAMIDPALGPPNRPLLVLSCVSHTDVKRIPCVYMAHQLQLNLLHQPWMVQDTVAATLAGLLNGIEWLLEEANCKNSQ is encoded by the exons ATGGCGGCTGGTGGAGCGGAGGAGCGGGGCGGGTTGGAGGCTGCCGTGCGGGGTCGTCTCCATATCCTTAGGGAACGATGGAGGCGAAGGAACGCCGCGAACGTTAGCGCCGCGTTCGCGGGTCCTTCGCCTCCGTCGTTCCTGGAGGAGGCGGAGAAGGTGAGCGCCTTGCAGACACTGCCG ATCGACGTGCAGCTGAACATCATGTCCTATCTCTCGCCCCAAGATTTGTGCCATTTGGGAAGCACGAGTTGTTACTGGAGGGCTGCTGTGCAAGATCCGTTGTTATGGAGGTATTTTCTCCTGAGGGATCTCCCTTTTTGGACATCTGTTGATTGGAAATCGCTCCCAGATGTGGAGATTTTTAATAAAGCCTTTTCAGAGGTCAGCGATAATGCGCTGTATGATTACATGGCAGT ATACAAAAAAAGCTGTCCCCAGAGCAGAAGAAGTTTGAAATCAAGCCGTCCCCGGTATGGGGCTGTGACTTCCTTTTTGCAATCACTGGTCACTCAGGCAGAACCTCGCTTTGCTATGTTTGGGCCAGGTTTGGAAGAGCTAGACGACTCTTTAGTGCAAAAGATGATGACATGCCCAGAAATTCTACTGGTGGCTGGCCTACCTCAAAGACAAATTCATG GAATTGGATCAGGAGTCAGTTTTCAGCTTAATAACAATCAAAAATTCAATATTCTGACATTGTATTCAACCACCAG TGTGGAAAGGAGGAGAGCAAGGGCAGAGCAAGCTGTTGCTGTGAATAAGATGTTCTACCAAGAGAACAGCATCGTAGGGAACCAGCAAGCCGTGCACTACAGTGTAATAGCTCAAGTGAAAAAGGTGTGCGAAGTAGTGGATGGATTCATTTACGTTGCTAATGCAGAAGCTCATAAAA AGCATGATCGTCAAGAGGAACTGGCTCGTATTTTGGCAATGATCGATCCAGCCCTCGGACCTCCGAACAGACCTCTACTGGTTTTGTCTTGTGTCTCTCACACTGATGTGAAAAGAATTCCATGTGTTTACATGGCACATCAGTTGCAACTAAATCTGCTACATCAGCCCTGGATG gtGCAGGACACTGTAGCTGCAACTTTAGCTGGATTGCTAAATGGAATTGAGTGGCTCCTGGAAGAGGCAAATTGTAAAAATTCACAGTAA